A single window of Pyrus communis chromosome 10, drPyrComm1.1, whole genome shotgun sequence DNA harbors:
- the LOC137749027 gene encoding serine/threonine-protein kinase Aurora-3 gives MESKAQKPQESSKKDWSLRDFEIGKPLGKGKFGRVYVAREAKSKYVVALKVIFKEQIEKYKIQHQLRREMEIQTSLRHPNILRLYGWFHDDDRIFLILEYAHGGELYGLLRKTAYLSEKQAATYILSLTEALAYCHEKHVIHRDIKPENLLLDHEGRLKIADFGWSVQSRSKRHTMCGTLDYLAPEMVENKAHDYAVDNWTLGVLCYEFLFGIPPFEAESQKDTFKRIMKVDLSFPAEPQVSAEAKHLITRLLVKDSSKRLSLQKIMEHPWIIKNADPSGICK, from the exons ATGGAATCAAAAGCCCAGAAACCGCAAGAATCCTCGAAGAAAGATTGGTCCTTGCGAGACTTCGAGATCGGAAAACCCCTCGGAAAGGGGAAATTCGGCCGAGTCTACGTCGCCCGAGAAGCCAAG AGCAAGTACGTAGTGGCATTGAAGGTAATATTCAAGGAGCAGATCGAGAAGTACAAGATTCAGCACCAGCTGAGGAGGGAGATGGAGATCCAGACCAGCCTCCGCCACCCCAACATCCTCCGCCTTTACGGCTGGTTCCACGATGACGACCGCATCTTCTTGATCCTCGAGTACGCTCACGGCGGAGAGCTCTACGGACTTCTCAGGAAAACTGCCTACCTTTCGGAGAAACAGGCCGCCACT TATATTTTGAGCTTGACTGAAGCGTTGGCGTATTGTCACGAAAAGCATGTGATTCATAGGGACATCAAGCCTGAAAATTTGCTATTGGATCATGAG GGTCGATTGAAAATTGCAGACTTTGGATGGTCTGTGCAGTCAAGAAGCAAGAGGCATACCATGTGTGGAACTCTAGATTATTTAGCACCAGAAATGGTGGAGAACAAAGCTCATGATTATGCTGTTGATAACTGGACTTTAGGCGTTCTTTGCTATGAGTTCCTCTTTGGTATTCCTCCCTTTGAGGCCGAAAGTCAAAAGGATACATTCAAAAG GATAATGAAGGTTGACCTAAGCTTCCCAGCTGAACCTCAAGTTTCCGCGGAGGCCAAACATCTCATTACCAGG CTTCTCGTCAAGGACTCCTCAAAGAGGCTGTCTCTTCAAAAGATCATGGAACACCCTTGGATAATCAAGAACGCAGATCCCTCCGGCATTTGCAAATAG